The Paralichthys olivaceus isolate ysfri-2021 chromosome 2, ASM2471397v2, whole genome shotgun sequence genomic interval ttttgaacatttcatatttacatttatgagcATTTTATCCGCACCGGTCGCCATGTTGATTCTCTTCATCCGTTCGTGAAGGATTTGGAAGTGTCTGTCTCCCCCTTCGTTTTAAAGGGGTCCTGAATACACTGCACTACCCCTACATCCCTCAACCAAAGGTCActgaagtagtagtagtattattactaactatgttatatgtatattatcAGTCATCAGTAGAACCAGTAACATTTGTTGTGTCTAGGAGCTATTTCATTAGTTTGATATatgattatttgttatttttgcatttatAGTTTTAGACACTAGGATTCACAGTGGTGCAGGTGTGTTAATGACGGGATGCACCAGGAAGggacatgtttttttcaccaGAGCACGAGGAGGAGCACATGTGTATCTTTGCTTTTGAACGGGAAAATAAATCTACCCAACCGTTAATTCAGCGAGGACAATGGACTTCTTTAATTACCTGAGTACGACTGAACTGGTGCCTCAGTGGCTTTTTGatacgtttttttttaacagacgttttgtcttttcagtgaAGTTTGAGACTCAGAAGTTTGTGGAAGAGGAGCTCAGTAACATCAGTATGCCGGAGATGAGGGGCAAAGAGGGACGGTTCCAGTACACCATCACTGAGTAAGAACCTGGAACGCTGCACCACCGCATGTGATGTTTGATCCAACCTTCAttaacactgtttgtgtgtcatcagTGTGAAGATCACAGAGTTGAATCTGACTCATGCTGATCTACGATTCATCCCTGAAGTTGGTTTGTTGTTCGATGTTCAGAACTCATCGATCACATTGACTTTCCACCGACGGATCCTTTACTGGTTCTTGTGAGTTCTCCATCAGAACACTAAGTTTTCTAATGGATTCAGATTACATAGTTACAGATATACACAACACTGTGATTGCAGACTGATAGTTCTGCTCattattatatcttgtttaTGAGTTAACGCAGTAATCCTCACTAACAACGTGTCTCAGCTACGACACAGGAAACATCAACGCTTCGGCCGAAGGAGTGAACATCAACACGGCTCTGAATCTGATCCGAGACGATGAAGGACGACTGAAGATCAATAACATCACCTGCGACGCCAGAATCTCCAAAATGAAAGCAAAGTTCAGCGGAACGCTCGGGTAAAACACTGATGTCGTTATTATTCACGAAACATCGTTTATACGTTTATAGGACCGGTGAAGAGATCAGTGACGAAACGTGTCGACAAGTTTTCACAGCTCGTTCCACTGATTCAGATGTTTTCACCTCGTCTGTCAACATCTAATGATGAAGAACGTTCAGTCATGTGATCATCCAGTGGACCAATCAGAAATCTGTctgtcatcttttcttttttcaggagAGTTTATGACTTCCTGGCAACTTTTCTGACGACAGGCATGCGCTTCATCCTCAATCAAAAGGtctgttacctgtctgtctctctctgtcctgtctgtctctctctgacctgtctgtctctctctgacctgtctgtctctcagatttgtctctctctctctgacctgtctgtctctctctgacctgtctgtctctctctgacctgtctgtctctctctgacctgtctgtctctcagatttgtctctctctctctgacctgtctgtctctctctgacctgtctgtctctctctgacctgtctgtctctcagatttgtctctctctctctgacctgtctgtctctctctgacctgtctgtctctctctgacctgtctgtctctcagatCTGTCCGGCTCTGGATCATGCTGCTCTGGTTCAGGTTAACTCGATGTTGGAGACGATCCCTGTGAAGACGGAGGTTGATCGGTTTATTGGAATCGATTATTCTCTGATCGATGATCCCTTGGTGACGTCCAGGAGCCTCGACATGAACTTCAGGGTGAACTTGTGTTTCATCatattgtttattgtttattttatatgacGGTGTGACGTGAACATGGACATGTTTTGTCTTCAGGGGATGTTTTTCGAGCTGCGTGATCCGAATGACACTTTGGTGAACATCGCTGTTGACCCGGTCATCAGAGACTACGACCGGATGGTTTACCTCGCTCTCTCCGAGTTCTTCTTTGACAGCGGATTGTTCGCGTACTACAAAGCAGAAATCTTCCAGATGCACATAATCAATGAGAAGGTCACAAACACCACAGACCCTGAAAACCACCATAAATCATTGAACCCCGTCACCGTACACAGTTACGTTTTACAATTTCTCAGTGACCTTCAAGTTTGCCTGTCTTTCAGATGCCTAAAGATCTGGAGATGTTGTTGAGAACCACTTACTTTGGAGTCATCATGATGCAGGCGAGTGAACACAGGAGAGATAGGAACGATCCGAGAGCATGAAAAGTTTGAGGTCTCCAGAGGAAACCCCAGCTGTTTATTAATGATTCATatgaagataagataagaagcTTTTAACGAAATTTTGTTTGGTAGCATCTCTTGTGTTGTAGCAGCTACAATGGTGGAATAAAAGGGATTATTCTGTGTAGAACCGCTCCTCTTTGATGTTTTCCTCATGTGTTCTGTGTAGAACCGCTCCTCTTTGATGTTTTCCTCATGTGTTCTGTGTAGAACCGCTCCTCTTTGATGTTTTCCTCATGTGTTCTGTGTAGAACCGCTCCTCTTTGATGTTTTCCTCATGTGTTCTGTGTAGAACCCGGCTCTGATGGATGCTCCGATGTCGCTTCAACTCGCCGTCAACTCACCTCCGAAAACCACCATTAAGACGTCAGGAGCAACGGTTGACATGACGGCTATTGTGAAGGTGATGGTTCTGCCTCCAGGTCAGCCTCCGGTCCAACTCAGCAGCTTGACCATggtactacacacacacacacacacacaaccacacacacacacacacacacacacacacacacacaatcagtttATGTTTAACAGTTTTCTGCTTTTACAGCAAACAAAGTTTAACGCCAAGGTTTCTATGAAAGGAAAACGTCTGGCTGTTCACGCCGACCTccgcaggtacacacacacacacacacacaaacacatgctgaggcttttattctgaaacaggatgtgtgtgttatcacagtTAAATTCTTTTATGTTTCAGGTTTAAACTCTTCTCTAATCAATCGGCTCTGGAGTCTCTGGCTGTAAGTTTAATACAAATACTTatctatttattctttttatatatttacaaacAGTGAatacatctgtctgtctgtctgtctctctctgtctgtctgtctctctgtctgtctgtcagttgaTTCCTCTGCAGGCTCCTCTAAAGACCATGTTACAGATGTCTGTGGTTCCTTTAATCAACAGTAAGTAAATGATCCATCGATTGGAGACCATGAATCTAAAGTTACACTGAAaaactaactgtgtgtgtgtgtgtgtgtgtgtgtgtgtgtgtgtgtgtgtgtgttcagactggacaaagcGAGGAGTTCAGATTCCTCTGGCTGATGGGATGGATTTCATCGAGGAGGTGGTTGAATATCACAATGTAAGTTCAACATGTGAACATATGAGAACATGACAAAGTTAGAACGATTAACTGAAACTGAAGCTCCTGGCTGGCTCTGCTGGCACGTGATTCGTCGATTTGACAAGTGATCAATAATAgctgttcctaataaagtgatcGCTGTGTTCTTCAGGGTTTCATAGTGATCGGAGCGAATCTTCACTTCAGCAAAGGCCTGAGAGAAATGATCTCAGGAAGCAATGAGACGGAACCAGAcgtctaaaacacacacacacacacacacagagacacacacacacaaagtataTTATTGTGTTGTTCAACTTCCCACTGTGGCTTGTGatgtaaccatggcaaccatgTAAGCACATAAACAGCCAATAACCACCGGAGCTGATGTTTCTGAATGACATGTTCACCAGCAGGTGGGTCAGGTTAGTGTAACCAGTGTAAACTAGATGTAAACTGTAGTTAATGATATTTAGTTGTAATGATGTTAAACCAGTTAACTACTTTTCCAGAAGTAAACCAGTTTGAGTGACAGTCAAACTACTAGTTTGAGTTAAACATGTTGCATCATCACACAACTTTGTTCTTTTAAGAAAACCTTTGTGATCATTACCTGTGAATATAtactgttaccatggcaacacacTTGCATTACAGGATAACCTGGTGAGTTGGCAGGAGcaaaagttttttatttaaatactgaaATGTCTTCAAAGTGTCAAAATGATCGAattgattaaatgattaaaatcagACTGAGTGTTTCAACAGGCTGTCTTTCCAGTGTTAATgtgaagaaatacaaataaagtttatttgatGGAAAGCCACAGAGCAATGTGGTAGTATTTAACttaagataaataaaatcaatgtataagtaaacaataaaatgtatattcagTATATTTACATGATTTTATAAGAACATGATTAATATTAACTGtcatcaaaatcaaaataacTTTATTGCTCTGAACACATGACGATTGATCAGTTTGTCAGATTTTATTCTTGTGAGAAAAAATTCAGCATCaaattttactcattttacttcatgaaaacattttaaacagtcaGTCCCTGATAACTGTCATTTCATCAGCAGCTTGTTATTGGTTCATTATCAAACAATATCAGTGAATATGTAAATGAATATTAATTATCAACCAATCACTAATATCGAATAACTAATAGTTATCTCTCAGTTAAGCTCAGGAAAATATCAGTTAGTGATCAACTTATTGATCATTTATGTAAACAAACGTTTCTGATTAATTAACTGACGCttatttgaatattaaatattgattCTGAAACAAATCATCACttcattcaaaataaagtttttctaAGTTAACCACAGTTTCAGTTTAAAGGTTTTAACTCGTCTTCGAAGTGTTCACGGATGCTGTCGTAACCATGGAAACCACACTTTCTGCCAGCCACTCTGCAGCCGAAGGTCAGAGCGTCCTGCAAACTGCCCCCTacagacagaaaatataatGAGTTAAACAATAACTtcaataaaaatccagatgtttaGAAAAAATAACCAAacggaaaaggaaaaaaaaacctctgatcAGGGATCAgtctgaggtcaaaggttagaTAACTCTGAGAAAGTTCAGGATTCATGTGAACTGATCTGAGACCaatgaaaacagaacaacaaTAACTATCTCAGTTGGTCCTTTTTATCGTCCAACCATTGGACAGTTGTATCTTTCAACCATTGGACAGTTGTATCGTCAAACCATTGGACGATTTTATCGTCCAACCATTGGACGATTTTATCGTCCAACCATTGGACAGTTGTATCATCCAACCATTGGACAGTTGTATCGTCCAACCATTGGACAGTTGTATCGTCCAACCATTGGACAGTTGTATCATCCAACCATTGGACAGTTGTATCGTCCAACCATTGGACAGTTGTATTGTCCAATGTATCGTCCAACCATTGGACAGTTGTATTGTCCAATGTATCGTCCAACCATTGGACAGTTGTATTGTCCAATGTATCGTCCAACCATTGGACAGTTGTATGTTTCAACCATTGAACAGTTGTATCGTCCAACCATTGGACGATTTTATCGTCCAACCATTGGACAGTTGTATCGTCCTAACATTGGACAGTTGTATGTTTCAACCATTGGACAGTTGTATGTTTCAACCATTGGACAGTTGTATCGTCCTTACATTGGACAGTTGTATCGTCAAACCATTGGACGATTTTATCGTCCAACCATTGGACAGTTGTATCGTCCTAACATTGGACAGTTGTATCGTCCTAACATTGGACAGTTGTATCTTTCAACCATTGGACAGTTGTATCGTCCAACCATTGGACAGTTGTATCATCCAACCATTGGACAGTTGTATCTTTCAACCATTGGACAGTTGTATCGTCCTAACATTGGACAGTTGTATCGTCCTAACATTGGACAGTTGTATATTTCAACCATTGGACAGTTGTATGTTTCAACCATTGGACAGTTGTATGTTTCAACCATTGGACAGTTGTATGTTTCAACCATTGGACAGTTGTATGTTTCAACCATTGGACAGTTGTATGTTTCAACCATTGGACAGTTGTATCGTCCTAACATTGGACAGTTGTATCGTCCTAACATTGGACAGTTGTATGTTTCAACCATTGGACAGTTGTATGTTTCAACCATTGGACAGTTGTATGTTTCAACCATTGGACAGTTGTATGTTTCAACCATTGGACAGTTGTATGTTTCAACCATTGGACAGTTGTATGTTTCAACCATTGGACAGTTGTATCGTCCTACCATTGGACAGCGTGTAGATGACGGCGGCGTTGAACGTGTCTCCAGCTCCGAGAGTGTCGACCAGAGTTTCAGGAGGAAACGAATCAGAGtgaatgatgacatcatcaggacCCAAAGCATCTGCTCCTTTTTCTGCCCAGGCACAGATTAGGACAGCCCTGAGAGACAGACGGGTCAGAGCGAGATAGGACAGGTCAGGGAAAGACAGACGGGTCAACTGCACTCACCCCGCTTTGACTCGACTGTAGAATCCTCTCACAGCAGCTTCTGCCGACTCAAAGCCAAAGTGACGAGCGACGTCTTTACTGACAAACACCTGTCGACAGTCAAACCCTGAGTCCTGATCTTTATCATGTTAATCacatgttaatgttttatttgaatcataCTGAAACCTGTTGTCATAAAGGCGCTCACCACGTCCCCGAGAGGAAACAGCTGGTACAGCGGCTCTCTGGTCTTCTCTATCTCCACGGAGACAGTGATCCTCTGATGCTGCGGTAACGTGCTGTTGTACTTCGCTACCCTCTCGATCATCTTCACCTGCTCTTCAGCATTTCGACCCTGCAGACGATTAATAAATCAAGAGTTTGACAAATACAACgtcaatatttctc includes:
- the pltp gene encoding phospholipid transfer protein gives rise to the protein MFRFRMTSSLLSLLLIMSLVSSIVAAAEPAGCKIRITDKGLEMLKFETQKFVEEELSNISMPEMRGKEGRFQYTITDVKITELNLTHADLRFIPEVGLLFDVQNSSITLTFHRRILYWFFYDTGNINASAEGVNINTALNLIRDDEGRLKINNITCDARISKMKAKFSGTLGRVYDFLATFLTTGMRFILNQKICPALDHAALVQVNSMLETIPVKTEVDRFIGIDYSLIDDPLVTSRSLDMNFRGMFFELRDPNDTLVNIAVDPVIRDYDRMVYLALSEFFFDSGLFAYYKAEIFQMHIINEKMPKDLEMLLRTTYFGVIMMQNPALMDAPMSLQLAVNSPPKTTIKTSGATVDMTAIVKVMVLPPGQPPVQLSSLTMQTKFNAKVSMKGKRLAVHADLRRFKLFSNQSALESLALIPLQAPLKTMLQMSVVPLINNWTKRGVQIPLADGMDFIEEVVEYHNGFIVIGANLHFSKGLREMISGSNETEPDV
- the khk gene encoding ketohexokinase isoform X3, whose translation is MWSKNTLKKTLTAGVCRSVGSEEVTPPTPARCCRHSELPAASWVHCLLDLWPTSMVISNIRTGSRTILHMNSFIVADFTHRAIDVSAVIWQVKGQTPCACCVVCPSTGSRTVVLSDMNLPDVTAADFSKVELDQFKWIHWEGRNAEEQVKMIERVAKYNSTLPQHQRITVSVEIEKTREPLYQLFPLGDVVFVSKDVARHFGFESAEAAVRGFYSRVKAGAVLICAWAEKGADALGPDDVIIHSDSFPPETLVDTLGAGDTFNAAVIYTLSNGGSLQDALTFGCRVAGRKCGFHGYDSIREHFEDELKPLN
- the khk gene encoding ketohexokinase isoform X2, yielding MENQKKKILCVGLVCLDIINVVEKYPEEDTDSRCLSQRWQRGGNASNSCTVLSSLGASCSFMGSLSAGPVADFILEDFQKLHIDVSLMSEHAQCVLPASMVISNIRTGSRTILHMNRNLPDVTAADFSKVELDQFKWIHWEGRNAEEQVKMIERVAKYNSTLPQHQRITVSVEIEKTREPLYQLFPLGDVVFVSKDVARHFGFESAEAAVRGFYSRVKAGAVLICAWAEKGADALGPDDVIIHSDSFPPETLVDTLGAGDTFNAAVIYTLSNGGSLQDALTFGCRVAGRKCGFHGYDSIREHFEDELKPLN
- the khk gene encoding ketohexokinase isoform X4, with amino-acid sequence MENQKKKILCVGLVCLDIINVVEKYPEEDTDSRCLSQRWQRGGNASNSCTVLSSLGASCSFMGSLSAGPVADFIVADFTHRAIDVSAVIWQVKGQTPCACCVVCPSTGSRTVVLSDMNLPDVTAADFSKVELDQFKWIHWEGRNAEEQVKMIERVAKYNSTLPQHQRITVSVEIEKTREPLYQLFPLGDVVFVSKDVARHFGFESAEAAVRGFYSRVKAGAVLICAWAEKGADALGPDDVIIHSDSFPPETLVDTLGAGDTFNAAVIYTLSNGGSLQDALTFGCRVAGRKCGFHGYDSIREHFEDELKPLN
- the khk gene encoding ketohexokinase isoform X5 — encoded protein: MENQKKKILCVGLVCLDIINVVEKYPEEDTDSRCLSQRWQRGGNASNSCTVLSSLGASCSFMGSLSAGPVAENLPDVTAADFSKVELDQFKWIHWEGRNAEEQVKMIERVAKYNSTLPQHQRITVSVEIEKTREPLYQLFPLGDVVFVSKDVARHFGFESAEAAVRGFYSRVKAGAVLICAWAEKGADALGPDDVIIHSDSFPPETLVDTLGAGDTFNAAVIYTLSNGGSLQDALTFGCRVAGRKCGFHGYDSIREHFEDELKPLN